The Ovis aries strain OAR_USU_Benz2616 breed Rambouillet chromosome 2, ARS-UI_Ramb_v3.0, whole genome shotgun sequence nucleotide sequence TAATACTTCCACATTTGTCAGTTTTTGTATCTATGCCTCCGGTCACCTTGGACCTCGGGAACTACTTAAGCAACTGAATATATTCACATTTACAGAGTTCACCTACAATAATTATCAAATATGACTGCACTGTTTTATGAAGTCCCAGAGACTACCAGTAACAGCCTATAAGTACCCTTGTTTAAACTGGTTTTACTAGAACCTCCTGGAGGAGAGGTTACTGGGGTACAGAACTGTTAGTATGATTTAAGCCCTTGGGCCTTGAAGAATCTGTCCCCTCAGACCCAAGATCTCTTTCCAATAGCATAAGACTTGTGAGCAAAGATTCACATGACGATGCTTCTGACAGATTTAACGTGTACTTAAATTGTGTGGCAGTTTAAAGGAttgtatgccttttattttttttaacatagaacTGTCATTTCTGGCTGAAATTCAATCCCTATCCATATTTAGAAATAGGACAACTAATAATATTTAGGAAAAGAAAGGCATTTgaaactttaagaaaaagaagatactTTACCTGAACAAATTTCAGAAGGatccatttaaaatgaaattaagtgGCACTTAAATGATTTGCAAATTGGGACCTATTTATCTCAGTAAAATGATTAAAGTCTTGATTTATCCCTAAAATTGGTTTTATTATTACATTAAATTATACTAGAAGATTTGTTAAAAGACTTGTAGGTTCCTTCTATCCTTTTAAATTGTGCTTTATACCAACAATAATTGAATATTGCCTAGAATAACTTGATTTTGCAAAGAAAtatgtttctaatattttcctcGTTTTATTGCAGAAATTGAAACAAGTTGAAGAAACCAGAGAAGATCCTGAGAATAGATTATGCAAAATTTCCCTGgagtcattcaataaatatgacAGCAATACTGTGATCTTATTAGGAAAGGAGAAGAACTCTCTGAACAAGGTTGAaggacaaaaggaagaaaaagaaaaaactgaagaggCCTCTTTGAGTAGTTCTGATAGGCCTGGGATAGACCACCTGGAATCTTTGAGTGATTCTTTATATGATAGCTTCTCTTCCTGTGCAAGTCAGGGTTCAAATGATGTATAAaggacttttttccccccttagtgAGCTGGAAACGGAGCACTTAAGAAACAGGGGTGGGAGGAGCAGGACAGGTAGAGATGACAACACATAAATGATCGCAGTACCAGAGCCTCTGCTGTCAGACTCAGAGCCAGCAGCCCACTGAGCTTACTTCCCTGACAGGGCAATAAAGATAGATTCTATTTGTTGTGTTCCACAAGGATTAAAAGTAAACACACCCAGGATACAGAAGTCTtaattttgcactttttttttgaATACTTGTACAGAAGTtgtaaattttcttgaaaaagaaattatatttgtagcaaaaaaaaaaaaaaaaatgccagcaaTAAATGAATCAGTGCCATGCTCTTGAAATGATGTCCTAAGTCTTAGAAGTTgatagtatatttttttaaaattccaaatcaACTTTTTGTTCAGGTCACTGTCCTAGTCCTCAGATTGTGGGTACactctgtaaaatgaaaacaggGCCTGCCAGAAAAACAGAAGGCTCTTGTCATCTCCCTCTCATAACCTCAGTTTGATAGAAACTTTAATTCTAGTGCAAATTCCAAGTTGTTGACAGATTCAGATTCTAGTAAGAAGTGTTATCCTGCTTCTATCGAAAACTGTAAAGGAACTCAAGTGCGACACTGATCAGAAGTGATATATATCAGAAACAATGTAGTTCTATTTTCCCTCCAATCATTTCCTTACACCCCCTTCTACTTCGTGGTTCTCTGTGATTCTCAacattatttgttgatttttatctTCCTGCTCTTTTGATTAAAATCTGATCAATCTATAAATAAAAGCAGTTCCCTATTTGCAATGTtcactttgtaaaaaataagatgattggtgctatgaaaaattcttacttttaatatccttttttttctACAAAGTCTGTTTATATGTAAggataaattctattttaaaggTTACTGTGTATTTTTTCTAGATGTGAACTATTTATAATTGCTTTTGTACAGGAGCTTGTAAACTAGGCATAACAAATATTTTAGGATCTATGGATACTTTAGTACACACTCGTTTCTTTAAAGAGTATTGTATGATCAGTGTTATTCGGTTAATTTGTGCAATTTGTTACATTTGAATTTTGTTGTCTTAAAATTGTGTGTCTTTCaaactttttaagattcttttgttTCATTGCTAAATAAACGTCATATCACAATGGCACCCACTGAAAGCTTAAAAAACCTTATTCAAGGACCCTTTGAGCCAATTAGCTGTTTGAATCTCACTCGTGTTCTAGCTACAGTTCCCAGAAGAAACAGACTAAGAAGCAAACGCCCTATAGCGCCAGAAAGAGTACTTCAGCCAGTAGTAAGATTGGAGTCTGCAAACTAGCCAGTAATGGTCAAAGCAGTTTTATCTCCCTGAGAGGTTAACCAGctagaaaggagaggaagagatgggCAAAGGGAGAGAGGGGGCCCGAGGCAGATAGGGAACGATCTCTGCAGAGGAATTACAAGAAAGCCCTTTAAGCGCATTTCCAGACTCGCTCTGCTGGCAGGACAGGCAAACAAATGATCAGCATTTCGGCCTGAGAGAGCTTCCTCCTAGAGGAGGCCCAAGGTGGAGAGGGACAAGGCTTATGAAGCCCTTTTCACAGACGTGGATGCTCCCTGGGGGCTTGGGAGGGCGAACGAGCGGGATTGGGGGCGGGGGCTCCAAGGCGCTCCCGGCTGGCCAGCGGGCTCCGGTACCACCTGGTGCAGGGCTCGGCGGTCAGGAAGGCAAATGTAGTCCCGCGAGTACTCCAGGTGGGTCGCTCGGTCGAGAAAGGAGGAATCGAGGTGCGGGATTCAGCCAGCAACTgagtcctgggctgggaaggcaaGGTACACGCGAGGACTCGGGTGTATATGCTAATTACCCGTGGCTAGGAGGGAAGCTGGGGGTAGCTGCCCGGTCTTTTCGAGAAACGGGATGGAGTAGAGCAACTCCCGTCTTCACCCCGATTCGCTTTCTAGTGGGAGTTCATCTAGGTTTCCCTGGGGTGGCCCTCTCCTGGGCTAGACTACCAGGGCGGTGTCACCGTACCCTTGAGCGGTGCGCTCGGCAGATAAACCGAGTGCAGAGCGCGCGGACCTGGTCACGGACCCCACCACACCCAGCCCACCCCGCCGCAATTGAATCCAATCCCGGCAACGACCGAAGGGCTTCTAGAAGGAAGAGAATGCGCGGCTGCGTGGGACACTCTAAAGGGCCTACAGGTGTGCAACTTTGCCAGACGCACTGGAGCGCGCCCCGCCCCTCACGGCCCCGCAGCCCCAGTCCCGCAGGCCGGAGAGACTCTGCGGCGGAGGAGCCTACCAGCCCCGGGGGCGCAGGGAAGGGGTTGGGGGCGCGTGCGCCCTTGCAAGCAGAGGGCCATGGGCACGCAGTCTTCCGACCTCACCTCCCAGGTCCTGCAGACTGCGCCCGGCGGATCCCCGCGGCACCTGCTGCGCCCTCCTCCCGCGGTTCCCTGGTCTCCAGCCTCCGGGCCTCGGAAAACTACACGCTCTCTCTACCCCTCTAGGCGTCCCAGTCCCGGGGACGCGcggaggcgggaggagagggcgaGCGGAAGGGGGTGGGACGTGAAAAGACTGTCCCAGCCTTCCCcgctcaccacccccaccccaactcgGCAGCCGTCACGTGGTGcctggagtgggaggtggggagaagagaggagactTTTTTGGGTGCTCGGGATCGCCAGTAGTTCCTTCATTCTCCGTCGCCAACTCCAGAGACTCCGTGCTCTGCCAGGGAGCTCCAGTCAGAGGAGCGGCGACCCCTCAGCCCGGAGCCCCGGCTCGGGGGATGCGGGCGCCGCCGGCGGCACCTGCGGCTCCTCTCGGCGGCGGCGGTCGCCTCGGCGGCAGCAGAGCGGGCCCCAGCAGCCTCGGCAGCCACAGCCGCTGCGGCCCGGACAGCCTCCGCCGCGGTCGCAGCTTCTGATGCGCCTGCTCGCTCCCGGCCCCGCGGCTCCGGGAGGATGTGGGTCCTCGGCGTCGCAGCAACTTTTTGCGGATTGTTCTTGCTTCAAGGTAAGAAGACGAAGCGGTCAGTTGTCCGGCCAGGCGCGCACACCCCATCCACGCGCCCACCACCGGTCCTGTGCTGCTCTGGGTTTGCCCAGCGGGAGTTTGGCTGCGGCGAGGGTGTTCAGAGGCGCTAGATGGGAAGGTCTCCAAATCCCGCGCTGCAGGAGAGGCGGGAGCGGCGGATTGGTGGGACTCTGGCTGCAGATGGTTGGACTGCGCGGTAGAAAGAAGCTAGGCTAGGAAGGAGGGAGGGTCCGAGCCGCGTGGGATCTCGGCTAGGGAACTGGGGCGACAGACAGCGAACCTGCCAAGTCGTCGGGCGTCTTTAGCAACCCGTGGGAGTGGCGCCGCCGACAGGTGAGCCGCACGCGGGGCAGCCTGTGGCCGGGGCGCGCCCGGGTTGGGTTGCTGCGCTCGGAGCGCGACCgctgtggggctgggaggggtTGAGCCGGGGGAATTGGGTCTGGAAGGCAGCTCGTAGATGCGAGCAGAGCAGTCAGGCTAGAGCGGAGAGAGGTGCGAAACGTCTGACTCCTTCCCTCCAGTACGAGACCGACTTCCAACCCAGCTCTGCAGAGCTGGAACCCCGAGCCGGAGCCCTAGCTAAACCAGCCACGAAAGTGGGGCAGAAATCGGCCGGGGATGCACGCCCACACAAACACAAGCACGCACGTACGTTCCCACGCCACAGCCACCCCTGCTGCTTCGGGGGAACCGTCCCGAAGAAAGGTGGGGGACTCGGGGCGCAGCGGCACTTCCTCCAGAGCTTCAGCGTAGGGAGCCTGCGAACCACAGCGCTGGAATGCCGACgccaaaaatcaaagaaaaccgAAAAGGCGTCTGCAAAGGCAATCGCAACTGGTGCCAAAATAGCAATTAACTCATTTGTAACCAATTAGCAATTAGGCAAATCTTCGGCGTAGACTGGAGCTGACGCAAGTCTCTGGAGCTACTCCGCTCTCCGGCTGCATGTTCCTCCTTCCAACTTCCGTGCGGAATGGCCAGGTGTGGTCTTTGTTTCTGGAGCGAGGGTCTAAGGGTCGCGAGCAAAATTCTACTTTATCCCGCAGGACCTTCGGCGGCCACGCCGCCCTCTACTGGCTTCAGCCGCAGTCGCCTTTCTGGGAGCCCCAGGCGCGAGCGCGGAAGCGACGCCGGCTGGGGCCAGTGGGAGAACGGTGGGTTCCCGGGTGGTCTCTGTGAGGCTGGGTCTGAACCCGACTGCGTCTGTCCCACAGGCTTTGCGTTGCAAATTCAGTGTTACCAGTGTGAAGAATTCCAGCTGAATAACGACTGCTCGTCCCCCGAGTTCATCGTGAATTGCACGGTGAACGTTCAAGATATGTGTCAGAAAGAAGTGATGGAGCAAAGCGCAGGTAAGAGACTGgcagccctcctcctcccctccagccTGCGCCTAGGTGGAAGTGAGGGGCCATTGCATTACAGGAGAAGATTGACTTGGATATTATGCACACACTGGTTTATCGCCGATTTACTTTTACAGTGCTGGGAAGATGAGTTCCAAGTTACTTTAATCTCATTAGAGTTAATTACCAGGGCTTCTCCCCAAGGAACTGGGAGGGGGATGTGCATTTAAATGAATGGCTCTCCTCTCTTTATTTACTCCCCTCACCTTCCTCTGCTAAAACCTGATCGGGAGACTGGAAAATATATGGATAACCAGCCCTGCTTgggcaactagacagtagcctgTGAGCAGTGTCAGCCTGAAATATGAAGCTAGTTGAAGTTCCCAGAGGTCAGCGtttgaaaaatgtgttttgtCAGAGAGCCACGCCATATTTCTTTGAAGAACACTACAGgatctttatttaattttagaactAATGCATCAAATTCCAGGCACAAATTGCCAAGATCTTTCAAAGGAATGTAGTTCCCAGTCCCACAGGCTTAGCTACTGGCAGGCTGACAGAGGGCCTGGGCAACCGCCAGGTGGAGAAAGAAGGGGAGGTGGGTCTTGCTAGCAGCAAACCTCCCTCATTTCCTGCAGTCTTCTCACTGAGCAGGAGCTCCCGGCccctctcaggagtcttttcagAAGTCAAAATCTCCCCTTAAAGTACAACTGGAACTTTGGGGAAATTGGTGAACTAGGGTTTCATTTCCAAGGTCAAATCGACGAATAtagatttttgtcattttaaagatGTTGAAATGATAGATGAATAATATTCAGTGAACTCAAGCCCAGCTTCTGTTTAGCTGGCTGGACTGCACTGCCGACGGACCCTGGTGAAGGGCCTGGAAGGGTTAAGTGAGTCCTTTAATCCGGTAGCAGATTAATGCAAAAGCTCAAGTTTTAAAGCCAGCATTTGGGGAAAAACAACTTTGGgaatgttgttttcttcttagaGAAGGGTCTGGCTGCACCTTGTGGCTTGCCACTTAGTTACATGGGAAGGCACTGACTGGTCACTGTACTGTGAGGtggggtgtgagtgtgtgaatTTCAAGGCTGTTCATTTAGGTGTGATTCTTTCCACCAGAATCATTCTTCTAGGAAACTGGAAACATAATCGCTCTCAAAAATAACTTCTCAAAGCAACATGCATTGTTCGGTTATATTGGATGCAGACTgttaaaaaacccaaacaaaacttAGTGATGGGTCTTTAGCTAAAATTGACATGGCTGATTCTGGTGAAATGTTTCTTGTCTGCTTGTATTTCATTCCTGAGAATTTAATTCTGAGCAAAAACGGACTGCCCTTCAACCAGAGGAACTGCTGTGATTTTCATCAGAATCACTCTGAACACTTTATTGCAACTCTCAAATATCTGTAGCTTTCTTCCTGGCAGTAATTTAGAGGCAGACAGAAATGGGGATATGGAACTTCCTCGTCATCCTCCAGGTCATTGCTTACCTGGGGATCATGTTTCATAACCTGGGATATGATTGTCACGAGGAGAGGAAAGGCTATGAACCAAATTGCAGTCAGAAGAGGTGGCTTTCTGAGAgatatttcttgctttttcaaggtGTACTTTGAAGATGCACTTTGAAAATGGAATTTTCAAGTGTTCAGCTTTTCATCTGGCTTCCCTCTCTCATCTACCCCgcactgatttttgttttgttttgtttttttttcttttttttttttttaaaaggtatcacTGGCATGATAATGCCTAGCTTCTCCCCCAGGAAACTGAGCACAGTCAGTGCCTGACCTGAAGTTGCTATTAGCTCAAAGTGGGCGCTATGTATCTTCAAACCGGGTTCCCCTGGCCACATGTCATAGGCTAGAGAGTAACAGACACGAGAGAAATAAGGCAGACTCAATTGTGAGGTGTGAGACACGGACACCGTTGATGGGCTCAAAGGAACTGGTTAGGGGAAGGATGTGAGCTCTGTGCACAGAGTCTCCTGAATGCAATAGAAACCAGCCAAACACACATTTCTGTGTTTGAAGTTGAAGGTGGGGTGGGCACGGGAGAGGGAGTGGACTGAAATGTCGAAGGCGTTTCCATTTGCATTCTGTGGTATTAGAGACCAATCTATTTAAGTGGTGATTAACTCTACCCTTGTTGGCAGGGCAAGAGAGCCAACCTGAAAACTGTTAAGGGAACACAGCTTAGTACACTCAGCAGTGCAGCAACAGCGGACTTCTGTTGTATGCTGCATGCACCAGGTTCTTTCTCTGTGCCTTATGTGGGGATATCACTTGAAATCTGAGAGTCCTCTTATGAGGCTCCTGTTTCTCAGGCTACCACCCATGGGCGTTTCATTTCACTGCAGGGTCAACTTCTCCCCACCTGTTCAATGATGCTATTAGATGTGGAAATCAGAGTTGTTTCTGCTTAATCAGTGATCCATATTGTTTCAAGAATTTCAGTGCTTTGGAACTGaaagggtttttgttgttttcatttttaaaaaattacattgacTTATCTCTTAGAAAAATCATAAGAGGGGGATCTGGCAATCTTCTTTCTATTCCATCTGTTACAACAACCTCccaaatttttcctttaaaaggagAAAGTCCACCAACTTTTGTaccacatacacaaaaattaatctaTATTTGCATAAAGATTATAAGTAAATATAATAGAATTATATTGATAGGAATAAACCATAAATGGTTGATTTATAGTTAACGGTGCGCATCAGAATCTGAGAGTTTTGTTCAAATTTACGTCTGGGCCCCTCCTTGGACAGGCCACTTTCGGGAAGTCTGTGGTGGAGCTGGCCAGGGGTTAGCCCCTAAATTGAGAGCTGCTGGTCTGGACCAACCTTTTTGTGTAATAGACGAGTAAAACAAGAATCTGGGAAATTAGATGTCTGGTCCATATCTGTCAGTCAGTTGTTACTGAGCAGCATCTGCTCAGTAACATCCCGGGCCAACCCCTTACAGAGTAAAATATGTCTCCAGGGTTGCCTGCAAAGATAATTCAGGCAAAGTGCTAAAGACTTAGACAATTCTCATGCCCACCAAGTTCATCTAATAGGCTTAGTGAACTGAGTTGAGTGGACGATCCACAAAATGGATTTTGCAAGAACAGGAAAACGAACTCGAGATTTGTAAAGTCTGAGTGTTATGGCATTTTCCATAGGTAGAGAAAAAGCAGGCTTTAAAATGGGCTAAGATTTTAATGCACCAAGCAAGTTTGATTTTAAGTAGGAATGAAAGGCAttctttttgcaaaaaaaaaaaaaaaaaaaaaacaacacaggagTGCAATATGCCCAGGCCCTCAGATAGGCCTTTCTGAATTAAGTCTGCAAACTCAGCTCTTACGAATTTTCAGGCAGGTACATTGAATTTTCAAGTGTgaagtacatttaaaattaacCTTTACCTATTCcccagattggagaaggaaatggcagcccactccagtattcttgcctggagaatcccggggacagagaagcctggtgggctgctgtctatggcgtcgcacagagtcacactgaagcgacttagcaccagcagcattCCCCAGACTGGCATTCCTATGGGGGGCTGAGAGagttttctgcttttttcccccttgggcAGTTATCGAGAAATAAAGCGTGGATTATGGGGAGGGGAAGGCTCCTTTCATTGTCGTTACTAATTGATATTTAAATGTTTGCATAATAAATGACTTGTTCTCTCCAGCTCTGCACTTAATGAGTTAGTGTCTACTTAAGGCGCCACCTTTGATAATGACATTTCTCTTGCTCTGGCTTATCACTGCACTccgtaaaatatttcaaatattgatTTTCACTTCAGAATAGAAGCCCCCCGCCCATGAATTTTGAAACCAGAGTATAAAGAATGGGAATTTGCATTTGTTTGACAGTGCAATCTTGTAATTAGAGTTTTTCCTCTTGACTAGATACAGTGAAAGgggtataatttaatttttatagacTAGCCAATTTCTGCCCTTCGTAAAATATAGCTCTGTCAGTGAGCAAAATGTTACAGGTTCTCCTAAAccttatttaaaagttaaatgcaGTGTATTGAGAGAAAGTTCATGGTCAGAATCAGTAACCTAATCGATCTCTTCACCCATCCTTTGCAACAGGCATTAATCTATTTGTCTGTTTTGCGATACATGAGTTACTGATTTATATGCCATGTTGCATCTACATTATGGCTGTATAAGGAATGACTATTTTCCTTTTGGATTAGTTAGTTGCTCATTAAATTGGGCGAGCATGGCTTCATGCCTTAGATAGATTACTTTAATGCCTTATCTTCTCATGAACTAAAAAGGGATAGCAAGGGAGGACCTGGGGGGGGTCTCTGAAACAGTCATCCACTCTTAGCAGAAAGAAGTAGCAAGTTAACCATGGTCTGTGTTCTCTGCTTAATTTCACTAAGATTGAAAATGACAGGCTACAGTGAGCTTGGCAGGAAGGAAGGGTCAGTTTTGCCAACCAATATTATATCCCAGTCCCTTTATACCTGGATTCTTTTATTTAAGGTGCACACACatggcatatatatgtatatgcatatatctaaAAAtttccccatatatatatatttttgcacaCAATCCTAATTTTTGTGAGAAGAGGTGAAAATATACATCCTCCTTCTTTGTAGCTGTGTAAGTCATAAATGCTTAACCTGAGTTATATTATAGGCACAAaggtgttttctaattttttcaccCCAGAACATCTTTGTTCAAAGTACCAGTGATGTCTATCAATCTTCTAGTGCCCCTGTCTGTtccatatctttttcttttactcattctctcatatcctctcccttttgaacatCCCACCTGCAGCCCTTACTTTCTCACTCTCAAATCCATTTTGAGATGGTTATGGAATCCACTCCAAGAGTAGAgaacagaaatgtaaaaaaatcaCCGTATTTTAATGTTGCCGAGGAGACCGCAACAggttaaaaaactttaaaataaaaaagattcagaTGTCAAGAAAGATATCCTTGTACATTAACATTGGCCCTGCTAAAAAGGTTTCTATGTCAGCCTCAATGAAGGTATGAATTATATGGGGAAAGATTCTGTATGGTGAATGTCAATATCACTGCCTCTTTCCCAGCGGGACCTTGAAAGAACACCTTTTTCTCCAAGGCAAAACACTTTGCCAATCTGGTTGTTCACTTAAGTTCTCGAGATACATCCATCTCTTTCATGTGGCAGGCATAGCAGACTTCTGAGGAGGTCTTCAGAGAGTGAATATCAGATGTCTTCAGTCCCCTGGACTCTCCAGTAAGTAAGCATTTGTTTATGTTAACTTTCTAGCTGAACAAGCAGCCAGGGCTGACCTCCCATCTCCATAGATGAAACATTTGAGGATTGATCCAGCTCTCCCACAGCACTAATTCCTCCCACTATGATCTCATGAAAGCTTCCATCATTGATGGTTTTCCTAATGAGTTTAAACAGAGAAGCTTCAAAGCTGGGTTTTCTCTCCCAAGTGAAAAATGAAACGCactatgaaaacaaaacacactgtTTGCTTTGAACTCTGAAAAGGAAATCTGCTTCCCTTCTATATTCCTGAAATAAAAAGATCTGAATTTAcagcctgttttctttttccttctccccttcctgccttctttccttcttgcccaccttcccctctccctcctcctaccCTGTTCTCTCCccatccctttctctctctcttgttcttGTTCGATGACTGACTGACTTAGATTCTAGTGCTCAAACCCCGCAAAGGTTTATTAGCACACTGTGCAGAAGTAGTCCACACCCCGACCCCTGTTGTCAGCTGTTGTGTGAAAAGGGGACCTCTCTCTGGTAGGGAGCGAACAGCCacgtgccaggcttcccaggaacTTTGAAGAGGTTACTCAGTTACTGCACGTCCCAGGGGCTTAGCTTCCTCCCCTGTTATATGCCAAAACAAGTCACCCGTCTTATGAGATACAGCAAGGCAGTGAGGAATGCTGGCAGTCTAGTCACCTTAAGGTACCAATTCTAAAGGTGGAAACCTACAGGAATTCTCACCAGGAGTTGCTTCATTCACTCTCCATAGCTGCCTCTGAAGGCTGGCCCAGAAAACCTGGCTTAACTCTACACACACTTTCTCGGACTGAAGGAGTCCTTGCATTTAACTCTTAACTCCTTAAAATAGGATCCTCACAATTAGCCTGGAAGGTCTACAGTGAGATAATATATTCACTTGATGGTTGGTGGATCTCAGATGCAGAGAGATTCAGCAGTTTGCAAAGGACCACACTGCAGGCGGGACTGAAATTCAAGTCCTTCCCTTccctgggaattttttttttcaatcattctaatgtcatttgtttttctttttgtatttttaattacaattttattgagatataatttatcataaaattcatccttttagAGCTGCattccccagcctttttggcatcGGGGACCGATTTTGTGGCAGACAacttttccacagaccagggtgGGGGttggtggtttcaggatgattccaGGGCATTActtttattgtgtactttatttctattattattatattagctCCACCGTAGAacatcagacattagatcccaGAGATTGGGGACCCCTGTTTTAGCACATAAAATTGATTGGTTTTAGTATATTTGCAGAGTTGTGAAAATAATCTAATACCAGATATatgtctaattccagaacattttctccccaaaaagaaaccctgtacccttTAGCTGTCACTAATCTGAGAGCTGCTAATCTactctgtgtctctctcatttgcctatcctggacatttcatataaatggattcaCACAATCTGTGTTTTTCTATgattgcttctttcacttagaagaATGTTTTCAAGGTGCGTCCATTTCACACCCCCTTTTGAAGTGCAGTTCTCCTCTTGCTTTGCAGAGGTCGAAAGGGAAACTCCGGCTTGGCAAGTTCTAAACTATAGaatggggtggggtgagaggggGTAGGAGAGGGCATGATTGTGAACCTGGAATTCCGTGGGCTAATTAGCCAAATTGCTACATTGAACTAAAAACCTGTGCTAAGAGCAAGCTGTCTCAGGAAGCCATAGGGCAATTCATAATCATCAAGAATCTGTTCCGTGCTCAGCACTGGGCTCCCCATCCATTGCCTCCACATCATTGCCGTCTGTTAAAGGGTTAATTGACTTtcccctgttgttgttcagtcctcagtcgtgtccttgtccgactctctgtgaccctacaccaggcttccctgtccttcactatctcctggatagtgctcagattcatgtccattgagttggtgatgccatctcattctctgccaccctcttctctttttgccttgaaTTAGTTGTTAGCCACAAGAATCCTCAGGGATCTGGGTGGGCTATGACTGATACTAGAAGCTCTTATCCGTGATCTCAGTTGCCCATCCCAACATCTGGCGTCCTCCATAGACCACAGCCCTCAAGCATCCTGCATCACTTAAGCTAGAAGAGATCTTCATTTATAATTGCAAAGAAGAGGTTACCTGGGCACCGAAAGTTTCCTTTTCTGAGGGCCTGCCTAAACAGTTTGGTCAGTCCAGCCCCTCGTTCTTTCCTTGAGAAGGCCTGAGGGTAGAGCAGGGGGAGAAGCATTCTGGGGAGAGATTTTGGCTAAGGAGATGCAATTCTGGTGTGGTTTTATCATCTACCATGCATACTTCGTAAACATGTGCAAATctatccattttccccccataCCAAATCACTAATGAAAGCTTTATGTAGGCATAACTGTTTACCCCTTTAGAAGGTGTAAGTTTCttctgttatttccttctctgagacTAAGCTGAATACGTCTTTGCCTAGTGGTACAGGGATTGTCTTTCGGGGCTAAGAGAATTGCTGGTAGAGGACAATGT carries:
- the LYPD1 gene encoding ly6/PLAUR domain-containing protein 1 isoform X2, with translation MRAPPAAPAAPLGGGGRLGGSRAATFCGLFLLQGFALQIQCYQCEEFQLNNDCSSPEFIVNCTVNVQDMCQKEVMEQSAGIMYRKSCASSAACLIASAGYQSFCSPGKLNSVCISCCNTPLCNGPRPKKRSSSATALRPWLPSTILLLKIALFLAHC